A genomic window from Chitinophaga pollutisoli includes:
- a CDS encoding PVC-type heme-binding CxxCH protein codes for MRLLKISVLLLLAVTPVVILNAFRTKQPAALPLAKGARIAMIGNNLGARMIYFDNLETELQLRFPAHELFIRNMCDAGETPGFRPHSGRVSPFAFPGAEKFQVQRANLIKSKTEPGKLELNENHPGEGTFETPDEWLTRLKTDVIISFFGFNESFSGEAGLANFKAELNAFVKWTLKQRYNGVSAPQLVLVSPIAFENLSDTRDLPDGRKENKNLALYANAMKEIAALNKVLFVDVFNPSRKWYDASESPLTIDGSQLNAAGYQKLSTFLADAIFGEGNPRAGADRQLVNDAVAEKNWMWLYDYKVPNGVHVYGRRYQPYGPDNFPAEIKKTRELTAIRDTAIWLAASKGEKMDLEAADKHTTVLPEIKTNYTDNNKNGNLSYRYGQDAVSTLKVPPGYKVDLFASESEFSELAKPVQLSFDNKGRLWVATMPTYPQYKPGDPKPNDKIIILEDTDNDGKADKQTVFADGLHLPLGFEMASEGVYVGQGSNLVLLKDTDGDGKADKKEILLSGFDDHDSHHGNHAFTTDGSGAIYSGEGVFLSSNIETSYGPIYATNGGFYRYDPLRMKLERTAQLRIPNPWGIAFDDWGQPFFAETSSPDVRWMLPGTILPRYGQATHKSEQLVEEKHLVRPTSGIEFVSSRHFPDSVQGDLLINNTIGFLGIKQHTMQDAGTGYKSRFRMDLLKGDDPNFRPVDLEFAPDGSLYVVDWHNILIGHMQHNARDPLRDHSHGRIYRITYPSRPLVKPANIDGAEIDELLENLKLPEYRTRYRTRRELRGRDVSAVRAKLGPWAASLDAKDPRYEHHILEALWVSQGTGKVDQQLLKRSLKAKDYHVRAAAVQVLRYVGQQIPDQAALMMAAARDQHSRVRLSAIVAASWMSKEAGLPILTAAGKFQMDKWTIHAYKTAVAHLKGLNVPKEVEVKKKTALQGAELAMFNKGKLIYNKEGYCVTCHQADGKGLVAAGFPPLGGTAWVNGNDERLIKLVLKGLVGPIFVKGKQYPGQVPMTPFGGLLKDDEVAAVLTYVRNSFGNSGGSITVEQVKKIRKATENKKDLYSTTQLLKEHPMQ; via the coding sequence ATGAGATTACTCAAAATCAGCGTACTGTTATTACTGGCGGTAACGCCTGTCGTAATATTAAACGCATTCAGAACCAAACAGCCTGCCGCGCTGCCGCTCGCGAAGGGCGCCCGCATCGCGATGATCGGTAATAACCTGGGTGCCAGGATGATCTATTTCGATAACCTGGAAACGGAACTGCAGCTCCGCTTCCCGGCGCATGAGCTGTTTATCCGCAATATGTGCGACGCGGGAGAAACACCTGGCTTCCGGCCGCATTCGGGCCGCGTGTCGCCATTTGCTTTTCCCGGCGCCGAAAAATTCCAGGTGCAAAGGGCCAACCTCATCAAAAGCAAAACCGAACCGGGAAAACTGGAACTGAACGAAAACCACCCCGGCGAAGGCACTTTCGAAACACCCGACGAATGGCTCACCCGCCTGAAAACGGATGTGATCATTTCTTTTTTCGGGTTTAATGAATCGTTCTCCGGAGAAGCCGGCCTCGCCAACTTCAAAGCGGAACTCAACGCCTTCGTCAAATGGACGCTGAAACAACGCTATAACGGCGTTTCCGCCCCGCAGCTCGTGCTCGTTTCTCCCATTGCATTCGAAAACCTGTCGGATACCCGCGACCTCCCGGATGGCCGCAAGGAAAATAAAAACCTCGCGCTGTACGCCAACGCTATGAAGGAAATCGCGGCGCTGAACAAAGTGCTGTTCGTGGACGTGTTCAATCCTTCCCGCAAATGGTACGACGCGTCCGAATCACCGCTGACTATCGACGGCTCCCAGTTGAATGCAGCCGGATATCAAAAACTTTCCACCTTCCTGGCCGATGCCATTTTCGGGGAAGGGAACCCCAGGGCCGGCGCCGACAGGCAACTGGTGAACGATGCGGTGGCGGAAAAGAACTGGATGTGGCTGTACGATTATAAAGTTCCCAACGGCGTCCACGTCTATGGCCGCAGGTATCAGCCTTACGGACCGGACAACTTCCCTGCGGAAATTAAAAAGACCCGCGAGCTCACCGCTATCCGCGACACCGCGATCTGGCTGGCGGCTTCCAAAGGTGAGAAAATGGACCTGGAAGCGGCGGATAAACACACCACCGTTCTCCCGGAAATCAAAACCAACTACACCGACAATAACAAGAACGGAAACCTGTCTTACCGTTATGGGCAAGACGCCGTAAGCACCCTGAAAGTGCCACCTGGCTATAAGGTGGACCTCTTCGCTTCGGAATCGGAATTCAGCGAACTGGCGAAACCCGTGCAGCTTTCGTTCGACAATAAAGGGCGTTTGTGGGTGGCCACGATGCCTACCTATCCGCAATACAAACCCGGCGATCCCAAACCCAACGACAAAATCATCATCCTGGAAGATACCGACAACGACGGAAAGGCCGACAAACAAACGGTTTTCGCCGACGGATTGCATCTGCCGCTGGGATTTGAAATGGCGTCGGAAGGGGTGTACGTGGGGCAGGGGAGCAACCTGGTATTGTTAAAAGATACAGATGGAGATGGCAAGGCCGACAAGAAGGAAATTCTGCTCAGCGGATTCGATGATCATGATTCGCACCACGGCAATCACGCATTTACGACGGATGGTTCCGGTGCGATTTATTCGGGTGAAGGGGTATTCCTCAGCTCGAACATCGAAACATCTTATGGTCCAATTTACGCGACCAATGGTGGTTTTTACCGGTACGATCCGCTGCGCATGAAGCTGGAACGTACGGCGCAGCTGCGCATCCCCAATCCCTGGGGCATCGCTTTCGACGACTGGGGGCAACCCTTTTTCGCCGAAACGTCGTCGCCGGATGTGCGCTGGATGCTGCCCGGAACGATTTTGCCAAGATATGGCCAGGCCACGCATAAATCCGAACAGCTCGTCGAAGAGAAGCACCTGGTGCGCCCCACATCGGGGATCGAATTCGTTTCCAGCCGCCACTTTCCGGACAGCGTGCAGGGCGACCTGCTGATCAACAATACCATCGGGTTCCTGGGGATCAAACAACACACCATGCAGGATGCCGGTACGGGTTACAAAAGCCGTTTCCGGATGGATCTGCTGAAAGGCGATGACCCGAATTTCCGGCCGGTAGACCTGGAGTTTGCGCCGGACGGTTCTTTGTACGTGGTGGACTGGCATAACATCCTCATCGGGCACATGCAGCATAACGCGCGCGATCCGCTGCGCGACCACTCGCATGGCAGGATTTACCGCATCACATATCCTTCCCGGCCATTGGTGAAACCGGCGAACATCGACGGTGCCGAAATCGACGAACTGCTGGAAAACCTGAAACTGCCGGAGTACCGTACCCGTTACAGGACCCGCCGGGAACTGCGGGGAAGGGACGTGAGCGCCGTCCGGGCCAAACTCGGTCCCTGGGCCGCCAGCCTGGATGCGAAGGACCCGCGATACGAGCACCATATACTGGAAGCGCTGTGGGTAAGTCAGGGAACGGGGAAAGTGGACCAGCAGTTGCTGAAACGGTCCCTGAAAGCGAAAGACTATCATGTAAGGGCCGCGGCGGTACAGGTATTGCGCTATGTCGGGCAACAGATCCCGGACCAGGCGGCGTTGATGATGGCGGCCGCCAGGGACCAGCACAGCCGCGTCCGTTTGTCCGCCATCGTGGCGGCATCGTGGATGAGTAAGGAAGCGGGATTGCCCATTTTGACGGCAGCCGGGAAATTCCAGATGGATAAATGGACGATCCATGCCTATAAAACGGCCGTTGCGCACCTGAAAGGGCTGAACGTTCCCAAAGAAGTGGAGGTGAAAAAGAAAACAGCCCTGCAGGGCGCGGAGCTGGCCATGTTCAACAAGGGAAAATTGATTTACAATAAAGAAGGTTACTGCGTTACCTGTCATCAGGCAGATGGGAAGGGGCTTGTGGCTGCGGGGTTCCCGCCGCTGGGTGGCACGGCCTGGGTGAACGGGAACGATGAGCGGCTGATCAAGCTGGTGCTCAAGGGACTGGTAGGGCCCATTTTCGTGAAAGGCAAGCAATACCCCGGCCAGGTGCCCATGACGCCTTTCGGCGGTTTACTGAAAGATGATGAGGTGGCGGCGGTGCTGACTTACGTCCGGAATTCATTCGGCAATAGCGGGGGAAGCATCACGGTAGAACAGGTAAAAAAGATTAGAAAGGCCACGGAAAATAAAAAAGATTTATATTCCACAACGCAATTGCTCAAAGAACACCCTATGCAATAA
- a CDS encoding ThuA domain-containing protein, whose amino-acid sequence MNTFCFGLLLTLGGLFCSEPTQKAKKPLVVFVCGDHEYSGEETLPIVAAELEKNYGMRTIVLKSSPDHNSEENIPGLEALKDADLAVFYLRWRRLPADQLAHIDAYLKSGKPVMGFRTTTHAFNFPAGHPSAKWNAFGEFALNTPPGWGGKAKHTHYGHSSSTDVSIVPAEAANPILTGVSKDWHVRSWLYHVVPDYPVKGSTTLLTGKAVNPERMAVENPVAWTGTNSFGGKIFMTTLGHPEDFRVESFQRLVINAIHDELGLKVPKKWKGKMDIQVPYRVAK is encoded by the coding sequence ATGAATACTTTCTGTTTTGGATTATTATTGACACTGGGAGGTTTGTTCTGCTCCGAACCCACCCAGAAAGCTAAAAAGCCGCTGGTCGTGTTTGTCTGCGGAGACCATGAATATAGTGGCGAAGAAACCCTGCCCATCGTGGCGGCGGAGCTGGAGAAAAATTACGGCATGAGAACCATCGTGCTCAAATCTTCCCCGGATCACAACAGCGAAGAAAACATCCCCGGGCTGGAAGCCTTGAAGGATGCGGACCTGGCGGTGTTCTACCTGCGATGGAGAAGGCTGCCGGCTGATCAGCTGGCGCATATCGATGCTTATCTGAAGTCCGGTAAACCCGTGATGGGCTTCCGCACCACTACGCATGCTTTCAATTTTCCCGCCGGCCACCCCAGTGCAAAATGGAACGCCTTCGGCGAATTCGCCCTGAACACCCCTCCGGGCTGGGGAGGCAAAGCCAAACATACGCACTACGGCCACAGCAGCAGCACCGATGTGAGCATCGTACCCGCTGAAGCGGCAAATCCTATTCTGACGGGCGTGTCGAAAGACTGGCACGTGCGCTCCTGGCTCTATCACGTGGTGCCGGATTACCCGGTCAAAGGATCAACAACCCTGCTGACGGGCAAAGCGGTGAACCCGGAAAGAATGGCAGTGGAAAATCCCGTGGCCTGGACCGGCACCAATTCCTTCGGCGGAAAAATTTTTATGACCACGCTTGGCCATCCTGAAGATTTCAGGGTTGAGTCCTTTCAGCGCCTCGTGATCAATGCCATTCACGATGAGCTGGGCCTCAAGGTGCCGAAGAAATGGAAAGGTAAAATGGACATCCAGGTTCCTTACCGGGTTGCTAAATAG
- a CDS encoding hydroxyacid dehydrogenase, with protein MRKNVLLLETVAEAALAVLHEHVNVFTGYDLASRDAVVAEADIHAVITRGKMKVDDALMAACPHLEAVARCGVGLDNVDVSAASARKIRVINAPGSNAGTIAEHTLALMLMLRRDLYTSVEKVKQEDWNWRNQYAGDELDGKTLGILGMGNIGKRVARLASAFGMEVVYWSRSAQDLPYQYLPLEEVLRQSDIISLHLPLESGLGNLIGKAELASMKPGALLVNTARGALVDHAALLEALNEGAIAGFAADVLPDEPPVQNLALVRHPRVLVTPHSASLTATTYRKMCLSTVNNVIALLSGREPEKESVFNRNTFV; from the coding sequence ATGAGGAAAAACGTATTGCTGCTGGAGACCGTCGCCGAAGCTGCTTTGGCCGTGCTGCACGAACATGTGAACGTATTCACCGGGTATGACCTAGCCAGTCGCGACGCTGTTGTGGCGGAGGCGGATATCCATGCCGTTATCACCCGGGGGAAGATGAAGGTGGACGATGCGCTGATGGCCGCTTGTCCGCACCTGGAAGCAGTGGCCCGCTGCGGAGTGGGGTTGGATAATGTGGATGTGTCCGCCGCTTCGGCGAGGAAAATCCGCGTGATCAACGCGCCGGGGAGCAATGCGGGCACTATCGCGGAACATACGCTCGCGCTCATGCTGATGCTCAGGCGTGATCTTTACACGTCGGTAGAAAAGGTGAAGCAGGAAGACTGGAACTGGCGCAATCAATACGCAGGCGATGAGCTGGATGGCAAAACGCTCGGCATCCTCGGCATGGGTAATATCGGGAAGCGCGTGGCCCGCCTGGCCAGCGCGTTCGGGATGGAAGTCGTGTACTGGAGCCGGTCGGCGCAGGACCTGCCTTACCAGTATCTGCCGTTGGAGGAAGTGTTGCGGCAATCGGATATAATCAGCCTCCATCTTCCGCTGGAAAGCGGGCTGGGCAACCTGATCGGAAAGGCGGAGCTGGCATCCATGAAGCCCGGCGCCTTGCTCGTGAATACCGCCAGGGGCGCGCTGGTAGACCATGCCGCTCTGCTGGAAGCCTTGAACGAAGGAGCCATCGCCGGTTTTGCGGCGGATGTGCTACCCGATGAGCCGCCGGTACAGAATCTTGCACTGGTACGGCATCCCCGTGTGCTGGTAACGCCGCATTCCGCGAGCCTGACCGCCACCACTTACCGGAAAATGTGCCTGTCCACGGTAAACAATGTAATAGCGCTCCTTTCCGGCCGGGAACCGGAAAAGGAAAGCGTTTTCAATAGAAACACGTTTGTATGA
- a CDS encoding VOC family protein translates to MAKAIKINHVTLIVDNLEKAGAFYEQELGLEKLPAFRFDYPVMFFKFNDEQQLHLSEWDDRTSFRGHICVQVDDFNRIFFRMKELGVIDVNPWGKVRKLPDGAMQMFVRDPAGNLVELSSAPGAAIDPAIFKDELYEEGLYVSGRNDFRGDRSDDATLYHKQP, encoded by the coding sequence ATGGCTAAGGCAATCAAAATTAACCACGTTACACTGATTGTGGACAACCTCGAAAAAGCAGGTGCATTTTATGAGCAGGAACTGGGCCTGGAGAAGCTTCCCGCTTTCCGGTTCGATTACCCGGTAATGTTTTTCAAGTTCAACGACGAGCAGCAGTTGCACCTCTCGGAGTGGGACGACCGCACCTCTTTCCGCGGGCACATCTGTGTGCAGGTGGATGATTTTAACCGCATCTTTTTCCGTATGAAGGAATTGGGGGTGATCGATGTGAACCCCTGGGGCAAGGTTCGCAAGCTGCCCGATGGCGCGATGCAGATGTTCGTCCGCGACCCCGCCGGCAACCTGGTGGAGCTTTCTTCCGCGCCGGGCGCTGCAATCGATCCGGCTATTTTCAAAGATGAACTGTATGAGGAAGGTTTGTATGTTTCAGGGCGGAACGATTTCCGGGGCGACCGGTCCGACGACGCCACTTTATACCATAAACAGCCATGA
- a CDS encoding mandelate racemase/muconate lactonizing enzyme family protein: MKIANVEAFWLRCPIPKEKQHASDYGLLTNFDMTLVVITTDEGLQGFGEAKAAVGSSGVCASIVNCVENELKPLLVGKSVNNVTRLWEEMYNGTRDHYALSRGRKFPILGRRGLTVSAMSGIDTALWDLKGKMLGVPVLDLLGGACRDQMPAYASGGWADVNNIGAQLKGYVDKGFRGVKMRVGVMDDSVQKSIDRVKAARAVLEPDIKLMVDAHGTYSVPEAKQFCRGVEDCNVYWFEEPISPDNKQGTAEVRASTCIPIAAGESEYTSFDIHDLLQIRAVDVIQPDAAIIGGISEAMRAGHLACAHQVELAPHCWGSAFSFMAGLTVAFASPSATIIEFSLGGNPMMYDLVKEKITVTNGSIAAPTAPGLGMTPDWDFVREFKQGV; this comes from the coding sequence ATGAAAATTGCGAACGTAGAAGCGTTTTGGTTACGCTGTCCCATTCCTAAAGAGAAGCAGCATGCCTCGGATTATGGCCTGCTGACGAATTTTGATATGACTTTGGTCGTGATTACGACAGACGAAGGCCTCCAGGGCTTTGGCGAAGCCAAAGCGGCGGTAGGCTCCTCAGGCGTTTGCGCTTCCATTGTAAATTGTGTGGAAAATGAACTGAAGCCCTTGCTGGTGGGTAAATCCGTTAACAACGTCACCCGCCTTTGGGAAGAAATGTACAACGGCACCCGCGACCATTATGCTTTGTCGAGAGGCCGGAAGTTCCCCATCCTCGGCCGCCGCGGCCTCACCGTTTCCGCCATGAGCGGGATCGACACCGCGCTGTGGGATCTGAAAGGGAAAATGCTGGGCGTGCCTGTCCTCGATCTCCTCGGCGGCGCCTGTCGCGATCAGATGCCGGCATATGCCAGCGGCGGATGGGCGGATGTCAATAATATCGGGGCGCAGCTGAAAGGATATGTGGACAAAGGTTTCCGTGGCGTGAAAATGCGGGTAGGGGTGATGGATGACAGCGTGCAGAAGAGCATCGACCGGGTGAAAGCCGCCAGGGCCGTGCTCGAACCGGATATCAAGCTGATGGTGGATGCACACGGGACTTACAGCGTGCCCGAAGCCAAGCAGTTCTGCCGAGGCGTGGAAGACTGCAACGTTTACTGGTTCGAAGAGCCCATCAGTCCGGATAACAAACAGGGAACCGCCGAAGTGAGAGCGTCTACCTGCATCCCCATCGCTGCCGGAGAAAGTGAATATACCAGTTTCGATATCCACGACCTGTTGCAGATCCGGGCGGTGGATGTGATCCAGCCGGATGCGGCCATCATCGGCGGTATTTCGGAAGCTATGCGCGCCGGGCACCTCGCTTGCGCGCACCAGGTGGAACTGGCGCCGCATTGCTGGGGCTCCGCCTTTTCCTTCATGGCGGGGCTGACCGTGGCATTTGCTTCCCCGTCTGCCACCATCATCGAGTTCTCGCTGGGCGGAAACCCGATGATGTATGATCTTGTCAAAGAAAAAATTACCGTCACCAACGGATCAATCGCCGCACCAACGGCACCTGGCCTGGGCATGACCCCGGATTGGGATTTTGTACGCGAATTCAAACAGGGCGTTTAA
- a CDS encoding sugar phosphate isomerase/epimerase: MELAIHNWMRAETIATTIRRIAAQGYTRFEIAGSPEQYDTTEVRKLLKENNVRCWGSVTLMLGQRNLLAKNEAQRAASVQYVKDVVKMVKELDGQMVSVVPGTVGKLVPDGRPEEEWQWAVDAMKEIYAYSESVGIVLGIEPINRFETYFINRADQALALAAATGPNCGVCLDTFHMNIEEVDMFAAIRNAAPKLAGFHVADNNRMAPGMGNLDWQKIVQTLREVNYDKVLSVEFCAPLDRTPANPFPGSIDEMPENLSPEQEKFLVDHGSSSVTEEFYSMLTRESYNTLSKLI, encoded by the coding sequence ATGGAACTTGCGATACACAATTGGATGCGCGCAGAAACGATTGCCACCACAATCCGGAGAATCGCCGCGCAAGGGTACACCCGCTTTGAAATTGCCGGCAGCCCCGAGCAATACGATACCACGGAAGTCCGCAAACTGCTGAAGGAAAATAATGTCCGCTGCTGGGGTTCCGTGACCCTGATGCTGGGGCAGCGCAACCTGCTCGCCAAAAACGAAGCCCAGCGCGCCGCCTCGGTGCAATATGTAAAGGATGTGGTGAAAATGGTGAAGGAACTGGATGGACAGATGGTGTCCGTGGTGCCTGGTACCGTCGGGAAGCTCGTACCGGATGGCCGGCCCGAGGAAGAATGGCAATGGGCTGTGGATGCTATGAAGGAAATCTACGCCTACAGCGAATCGGTAGGGATCGTATTGGGGATAGAGCCCATCAACCGGTTCGAAACCTACTTCATCAACCGGGCCGACCAGGCGCTGGCGCTTGCCGCCGCCACCGGCCCCAATTGCGGCGTATGCCTCGATACCTTCCATATGAATATCGAGGAAGTTGACATGTTCGCCGCCATCCGCAACGCCGCGCCCAAACTGGCCGGTTTCCACGTGGCCGACAATAACAGGATGGCCCCGGGCATGGGGAACCTCGACTGGCAAAAAATTGTCCAAACCCTCCGGGAAGTCAACTACGACAAAGTGCTGTCGGTTGAGTTCTGCGCCCCGCTCGACAGGACGCCGGCCAATCCTTTCCCCGGCTCCATCGACGAAATGCCGGAAAACCTTTCCCCTGAACAGGAGAAATTCCTGGTCGACCATGGCAGCTCTTCCGTGACGGAAGAATTTTATTCCATGCTCACCCGCGAATCTTACAATACATTATCAAAACTTATTTAA
- a CDS encoding AraC family transcriptional regulator, protein MKVSYRHISTSEDASFGIKEFCQPHFTNTFHFHRGYEVTLIVKSSGQVYVGDKMLNYREGDIFMFGPGLVHCFSNNQLPPGKGENVHAIVVQFEEDFMGKDFFGTLELRNIKTLLQRSVYGIRFGGNHQALSQLFLRFQPNQQMKNLIVLLQILEELSQHVKEQTATITDDSRKIQYKESDAEKLSSIFNYVFENYRLGVDIQTAASLACMSEAAFCRYFKRNTHKTFSQFVNEIRISHATRLLIGKDDSITDICYACGFDNVSYFNRQFRIHQGMTPRDFRKVFIVSNADAPFLRAAD, encoded by the coding sequence ATGAAAGTTTCTTACCGGCATATATCCACTTCGGAGGATGCCAGTTTCGGCATCAAGGAATTCTGCCAGCCGCATTTCACCAATACTTTCCATTTCCATCGGGGTTATGAAGTTACCCTGATCGTCAAGAGTTCCGGGCAGGTGTATGTGGGCGACAAGATGTTGAATTACCGGGAAGGCGATATTTTCATGTTCGGTCCTGGCCTGGTGCATTGTTTTTCCAACAACCAGTTACCGCCCGGCAAGGGGGAAAATGTGCATGCCATCGTGGTGCAGTTTGAGGAAGATTTTATGGGGAAGGATTTCTTCGGGACGCTGGAGCTACGGAATATAAAAACGCTCCTGCAGCGGTCAGTATATGGTATCCGGTTCGGCGGTAACCATCAGGCGCTCAGCCAGCTTTTCCTGCGCTTTCAACCGAACCAGCAGATGAAAAACCTCATCGTGTTGTTGCAGATCCTGGAGGAGTTAAGCCAGCACGTAAAGGAACAAACTGCGACAATTACCGACGACAGCCGGAAGATCCAGTATAAGGAAAGCGACGCCGAGAAGCTTTCTTCCATATTTAATTATGTATTCGAGAATTACCGGCTCGGCGTGGATATACAAACCGCCGCGTCACTGGCATGCATGAGTGAAGCCGCTTTCTGCCGGTACTTCAAAAGGAACACCCATAAAACGTTCTCGCAGTTCGTCAATGAGATCAGGATCAGCCATGCTACCCGTTTGCTGATCGGGAAAGACGACAGTATCACGGATATTTGTTATGCCTGCGGGTTTGACAATGTTTCGTATTTCAACCGCCAGTTCAGGATCCACCAGGGCATGACGCCGCGGGATTTCCGGAAAGTGTTTATCGTCAGCAATGCGGACGCGCCGTTTTTGCGGGCCGCGGATTGA
- a CDS encoding HPF/RaiA family ribosome-associated protein, giving the protein MKFRIESPGHKISPSLKAFITLKLGDLDKYFKDLQEVEVTIESKPRGTRENIICILNMRIPGKDEYVKANSFIFEDAILKAADAAKSRLRIRKTQLQKSKLLKIPNRTVTARKAGKL; this is encoded by the coding sequence ATGAAGTTTAGAATCGAGTCGCCCGGACATAAAATCAGTCCTTCCTTAAAGGCATTTATTACTTTGAAGCTCGGAGATCTTGACAAATACTTTAAAGATTTGCAGGAAGTGGAAGTGACGATCGAAAGCAAGCCGCGCGGGACGCGGGAGAATATCATCTGCATATTGAACATGCGGATTCCCGGAAAAGACGAATATGTGAAAGCCAATTCCTTCATTTTTGAAGACGCCATATTGAAAGCGGCAGACGCGGCGAAAAGCCGGTTGAGGATACGGAAGACGCAACTGCAGAAATCCAAACTGCTGAAAATACCCAACAGGACAGTTACGGCGAGAAAAGCCGGTAAACTGTAA
- a CDS encoding DEAD/DEAH box helicase has translation MNPSSFSVSDALAHLQIKALNEMQQASLEINKTANDVVLLADTGSGKTLAFLLPVALLLKENQPVSQAMIIVPSRELALQIEQVFKKMKTGFKITCCYGGHLRETEENNLKQAPALIVGTPGRLADHIRRGNIQTGHIETLVLDEFDKSLEEGFEEEMAFIIGSLPVLKKRILTSATEALEIPAFVGMGQPAEINFLKGEQSLALAVKMVRSEDEDKSNTLFRLICALGNRSTIIFCNQREFVEQVSAYLKNEGIPNVFYHGALEQQERDVALCKFRNGTSNILVTTDLAARGLDIPNIRYVIHYQLPHTPETFTHRNGRTARMEASGTAILILAPHETVPSFISPEPEIISLPEKAVLPQKPDWTTLFIAAGKKDKVNKVDIVGFLSHKGKLKKEDIGIIVVKDFFSFVAIRKSKAGPALQLIQSERIKNKKVKISIAK, from the coding sequence ATGAATCCATCTTCTTTCTCCGTTTCCGATGCCCTGGCGCATTTGCAAATCAAGGCATTGAACGAGATGCAGCAGGCATCGCTGGAAATAAACAAGACGGCAAACGACGTGGTATTGCTGGCCGACACCGGTTCCGGCAAAACGCTGGCCTTCCTGTTGCCTGTGGCGCTGTTGCTGAAAGAAAACCAGCCTGTAAGCCAGGCAATGATCATTGTTCCTTCCCGCGAACTGGCGTTACAGATTGAACAGGTTTTCAAAAAAATGAAGACGGGTTTCAAAATCACCTGTTGTTATGGCGGGCATTTGCGGGAAACGGAGGAAAACAATCTGAAGCAGGCCCCGGCGCTGATCGTGGGGACTCCGGGCCGGTTGGCCGACCATATCCGCAGGGGGAATATCCAAACCGGGCATATCGAAACATTGGTGCTGGATGAATTTGATAAATCGCTGGAAGAGGGGTTTGAAGAAGAAATGGCTTTCATTATCGGTTCCCTTCCCGTTCTGAAGAAACGAATCCTCACGTCGGCCACGGAAGCCTTGGAAATCCCGGCGTTCGTAGGCATGGGGCAACCGGCTGAGATAAACTTTCTGAAGGGGGAGCAGTCGCTCGCCCTGGCGGTTAAAATGGTGCGGAGTGAAGATGAAGACAAATCCAACACCCTGTTCAGGCTGATTTGCGCGTTGGGCAACCGTTCCACCATTATTTTCTGCAATCAGCGGGAATTTGTGGAGCAGGTAAGCGCTTACCTGAAAAATGAAGGCATCCCGAATGTGTTTTATCATGGCGCGCTGGAGCAACAGGAAAGGGACGTTGCGCTATGCAAATTCCGCAACGGCACGTCCAATATTCTCGTGACCACCGACCTGGCGGCCCGCGGGCTGGATATCCCCAACATCCGGTATGTGATCCATTACCAGCTTCCCCATACTCCCGAAACGTTTACCCACCGCAATGGCCGCACTGCCCGGATGGAAGCCAGCGGTACCGCCATCCTGATACTGGCGCCGCACGAAACGGTCCCCTCTTTCATCTCACCCGAGCCAGAAATCATCAGCCTGCCGGAGAAAGCAGTATTGCCGCAAAAACCGGATTGGACCACCCTGTTCATCGCAGCGGGCAAAAAAGATAAAGTGAACAAAGTGGATATCGTCGGTTTCCTTTCGCATAAAGGGAAACTGAAAAAGGAAGATATTGGTATCATAGTAGTGAAAGACTTCTTTTCATTCGTAGCCATTCGCAAATCGAAAGCCGGTCCCGCCCTGCAACTGATTCAATCCGAACGGATCAAGAATAAGAAAGTGAAAATTAGTATTGCGAAATAA
- a CDS encoding DUF3592 domain-containing protein has product MIILYLLIIIISAIPLWITIRYVWLEERIRRHGNATTGTVTYVQTNRYPRGPATDRVYVRYDSRISGQYHTAFFVSKHGKYRSGQAVPVKYLHEKPDKIVVEKERGYWIMLVFTILLMLFVFFAVYKIDEMIKG; this is encoded by the coding sequence ATGATCATTCTTTACCTACTAATCATTATAATCAGCGCTATCCCGCTCTGGATAACGATCCGCTATGTCTGGCTAGAAGAACGAATCCGGCGTCACGGGAATGCAACGACCGGAACCGTTACCTACGTCCAAACTAACCGTTACCCGCGTGGCCCGGCGACAGACAGGGTATATGTCCGGTACGACAGCAGGATATCCGGTCAATACCATACTGCGTTCTTCGTATCGAAGCATGGGAAATACCGATCAGGGCAAGCTGTTCCGGTAAAGTATCTTCATGAAAAGCCCGATAAAATTGTCGTGGAAAAGGAAAGAGGTTATTGGATAATGCTCGTTTTCACCATCCTGTTGATGCTTTTCGTCTTTTTTGCAGTGTACAAAATCGATGAGATGATAAAAGGATAA